The following proteins are co-located in the Trichormus variabilis 0441 genome:
- a CDS encoding polyphosphate kinase 2 family protein, giving the protein MNQDAFIVTPGSKISLRKDYDPAYQDGYHEKAEAAQKLQANIQQLAQYQDILYAQNTYAVLIIFQAMDAAGKDSTIKHVMSGVNPQGFQVFSFKAPSDEELDHDYLWRSSKSLPERGRIGIFNRSYYEELLVVRVHPEILNKQQLPHNHKENQIWKQRFEEINNFEKYLVNNGVIILKFFLNVSKSEQKRRFLERIKYPEKNWKFSVNDVRERAFWDDYMQAYEEVFQHTSTDWAPWYIVPADRKWFTRLVVADIICAKLKQLNLKYPTVSEEHRQELLKAKYILEKEA; this is encoded by the coding sequence ATGAATCAGGATGCTTTTATTGTCACCCCAGGGTCAAAAATTTCTCTGCGAAAGGATTATGATCCTGCTTATCAAGACGGATATCACGAAAAAGCTGAAGCAGCCCAAAAATTACAGGCAAATATTCAACAATTAGCTCAGTATCAAGATATTCTCTATGCTCAAAATACCTATGCTGTGTTGATTATCTTTCAAGCAATGGATGCAGCTGGTAAAGATAGTACAATTAAACACGTAATGTCTGGTGTGAATCCCCAGGGGTTTCAGGTATTTAGTTTTAAAGCTCCTAGTGATGAAGAATTAGATCATGATTATCTGTGGCGTTCATCGAAATCGCTACCAGAACGGGGACGAATTGGCATATTCAACCGTTCTTATTATGAGGAATTACTAGTAGTTCGGGTACATCCAGAAATTCTGAACAAGCAACAACTTCCTCATAATCACAAAGAGAATCAGATATGGAAACAGCGTTTTGAGGAAATTAATAATTTTGAAAAATATTTAGTCAATAATGGAGTGATCATTCTTAAATTCTTTTTGAATGTTTCCAAATCTGAGCAAAAAAGGCGGTTTTTAGAACGAATTAAATATCCAGAAAAGAATTGGAAGTTTTCTGTAAATGATGTGCGGGAAAGGGCCTTCTGGGATGATTATATGCAGGCTTATGAAGAGGTTTTTCAGCATACGAGTACTGACTGGGCCCCTTGGTATATCGTCCCAGCCGATCGCAAATGGTTTACACGTCTTGTAGTGGCTGATATTATCTGTGCTAAGTTAAAGCAGCTGAATCTTAAGTATCCTACAGTTAGTGAAGAACATCGGCAAGAACTTTTAAAAGCTAAGTATATTTTAGAAAAGGAAGCTTAA
- a CDS encoding DUF1565 domain-containing protein, with product MAQTFYVNPATGNDANPGSQTAPLKTITQALKVASPDTTIQLANGSYNAASGEVFPLTIPSSVKVVGNETSKGSNILIEGSGNYLSRTFAGQNVTFVLLNNAELRGVTVTNPASRGSGAWIESTTPTVANSTFINCKREGVFATGDANPVIIGNVFTENAANGIAIAKNSKGQIQGNICFKTGFGIAVSDTASPTLIDNKIYENRSGIVVSGTSRPILRNNLVENNTDDGLTVIGNAIPDIGNTSNPGGNILRNNAKFDLQNASSNKLISTGNQIDTTKVSGNVEFIVSQVPTPTPTPTPTPTPTPTPTPTPTPTPTPTPIPTPTPTPTPTPIPTPTPTPTPTPTPTPTPTPTPTPTPTPIPTPTPKPINLKDIGNHWAAPFIRELVQQGIVSGFPDGTFKPDATMTRAQYAALLVKAFNPSPNRAVIRFKDVADNFWAFKVIQQAYQGLFLAGFPDNTFRPNDNIQRVQVVVSLVNGLGLGLSNNVANTIRAFDDQAKIPDYAKDEVAKAIEKGIIVNYPNIKQLNPTRDATRAEVVAIVYQALVDADRVAAINSPYIVNG from the coding sequence ATGGCGCAAACTTTTTACGTAAATCCAGCTACAGGCAATGATGCAAATCCTGGTAGCCAAACAGCTCCACTCAAGACGATTACCCAAGCCCTCAAAGTTGCCTCTCCTGATACAACTATTCAACTGGCAAACGGTAGTTACAATGCTGCAAGTGGTGAAGTTTTTCCTCTCACAATCCCCTCTAGCGTCAAAGTGGTAGGTAACGAAACCAGCAAAGGCAGCAATATTTTAATAGAAGGTAGTGGAAACTACCTCAGCCGTACTTTTGCGGGACAAAATGTCACTTTTGTACTTCTGAACAACGCCGAACTGCGAGGCGTAACTGTCACAAATCCGGCTAGTCGTGGCAGTGGTGCTTGGATAGAATCAACTACACCTACCGTTGCTAATTCCACCTTCATCAACTGCAAACGTGAGGGAGTGTTTGCTACAGGTGATGCCAACCCAGTAATTATTGGTAATGTATTTACAGAGAATGCCGCTAATGGAATAGCGATCGCTAAAAACTCCAAAGGACAAATTCAAGGTAATATCTGCTTTAAAACTGGCTTTGGCATCGCAGTCAGCGATACCGCATCACCCACGCTGATAGATAACAAGATTTACGAAAATCGTTCAGGGATAGTGGTTTCTGGTACTTCCCGTCCCATATTGCGTAATAATCTCGTTGAAAATAATACTGATGATGGTTTGACAGTCATTGGTAATGCCATACCGGATATTGGTAATACCAGTAACCCTGGAGGTAATATCCTACGCAATAACGCCAAATTTGATTTGCAAAATGCTAGTTCCAATAAGTTGATTTCTACAGGTAATCAAATAGACACAACTAAAGTCTCAGGCAATGTAGAGTTCATAGTCAGTCAGGTTCCAACACCAACACCAACCCCGACACCAACCCCGACACCAACACCAACCCCGACACCAACACCAACCCCGACACCAACACCAACTCCAATCCCAACCCCAACCCCAACACCAACCCCGACACCAATCCCAACACCAACCCCAACTCCAACACCAACCCCGACACCAACCCCAACCCCGACACCAACCCCAACTCCAACCCCAACTCCAATCCCAACTCCAACACCCAAACCTATAAATTTAAAAGATATTGGTAATCATTGGGCAGCACCATTTATTCGAGAGTTAGTACAACAAGGTATAGTGAGTGGTTTTCCTGATGGCACGTTTAAACCAGATGCGACAATGACAAGGGCGCAATATGCAGCCTTGTTAGTCAAAGCCTTCAACCCATCACCAAATCGGGCTGTAATTAGATTTAAAGATGTAGCAGATAACTTCTGGGCATTTAAAGTAATCCAGCAGGCCTATCAAGGTCTATTTCTTGCTGGTTTTCCTGATAACACCTTCCGTCCCAACGACAACATTCAACGAGTACAAGTGGTAGTCTCATTAGTAAATGGACTAGGACTTGGCTTATCTAATAACGTTGCAAATACCATCAGAGCATTTGATGATCAAGCTAAAATTCCTGACTATGCCAAAGACGAAGTAGCAAAAGCTATAGAAAAAGGCATAATTGTTAATTACCCAAACATCAAACAACTCAACCCCACCCGCGACGCTACACGCGCAGAGGTAGTGGCGATAGTTTATCAGGCTTTAGTGGATGCTGATCGTGTAGCGGCGATTAACTCGCCTTATATCGTAAATGGTTAG
- the nadC gene encoding carboxylating nicotinate-nucleotide diphosphorylase, with amino-acid sequence MSKAGVLPPWLVLDPLLRGWLLEDVGRGDRTTNGLLAADVTLGSAKWIAKAPGVIAGLPVAARVFQLLNEKVSFVTTIDEGAFCKPGQVVAEIHGSLDALLMGERVALNLAMGLSGIATLTNTYVEKIADLPARLVDTRKTTPGLRLLEKYATAVGGATNHRMGLDDAVMIKDNHIAAAGGIGEAITRIRAQIPYTLTIEVETETIEQVKEALEYKADIIMLDNMPVDLMRQAVQLIRQQDNGVKIEASGNVTLETIRAVAETGVDYISSSAPITQSKWLDLSMKIE; translated from the coding sequence GTGAGTAAAGCTGGTGTTTTGCCGCCTTGGCTGGTGTTAGATCCGTTATTGCGTGGGTGGTTGTTGGAGGATGTTGGTAGGGGCGATCGCACTACGAATGGTCTGTTAGCCGCAGATGTTACTTTAGGATCAGCGAAGTGGATAGCGAAAGCACCAGGGGTAATAGCTGGCTTACCAGTTGCAGCAAGAGTATTTCAGCTTTTAAATGAAAAAGTTAGCTTTGTAACTACTATTGATGAAGGTGCGTTCTGTAAACCGGGACAGGTTGTGGCAGAAATTCATGGTTCGCTGGATGCCTTGTTGATGGGGGAACGGGTGGCTCTTAACTTGGCTATGGGATTGAGTGGCATTGCAACGCTAACCAATACATATGTAGAAAAAATTGCAGATTTACCTGCCCGCTTAGTCGATACGCGCAAAACTACACCGGGACTAAGACTTTTAGAAAAGTACGCGACTGCTGTGGGTGGGGCGACTAATCATCGGATGGGTTTGGATGATGCGGTGATGATTAAAGACAACCATATTGCGGCGGCTGGAGGAATTGGTGAAGCTATTACCCGTATCCGCGCTCAGATTCCTTATACGTTAACCATAGAAGTAGAGACGGAAACTATTGAGCAGGTAAAAGAGGCTTTGGAATATAAAGCTGACATTATTATGCTGGACAATATGCCTGTGGATTTGATGCGTCAGGCGGTGCAGTTGATTCGTCAGCAGGATAATGGTGTGAAAATTGAGGCTTCTGGGAATGTAACCTTGGAAACTATTCGCGCTGTGGCTGAGACTGGTGTTGATTATATTTCTAGTAGTGCGCCGATTACTCAGTCAAAGTGGTTGGACTTGAGTATGAAGATTGAATAA
- a CDS encoding glycoside hydrolase family 10 protein produces the protein MASKFHYKFMGWRVWVANASFKSMKLSFLHDQWRLRQSNTYRRILLKSVFPILVLISFVSVLLGNSFIPAVAQLPRQEIRGVWMTNNDFDILKDRRKVQDAMGKLRQLNFNTVYPVVWNSGYVMYPSVVAQKAGIQPFVFRGSDGHDIVADVINQAHNRGLLAIPWFEFGFMAPPTSELAMNHPEWLTKKRNGGQTSISAAGEVVWLNPFHPQVQRLITDLVLEIVTNYDVDGIQFDDHMSLPHEFGYDKYTISLYTKETKNAPPANHQDPAWVRWRSDKITAFMVKLNQAVKARKPKIIFSVAPNYYDFAYKSQLQDWLAWIRLKIVDELIVQVYRPNLQSFISTISRPEIQEAQKLIPTGIGIMTGLRNNAVPMSQIKSQVRTTRERGLGVAFFYYRSLWDYSQEDLDERQAGFQALFPNSALRARIE, from the coding sequence ATGGCTAGTAAGTTCCATTACAAATTCATGGGATGGCGCGTGTGGGTAGCTAACGCATCGTTTAAATCGATGAAATTAAGTTTCCTTCATGATCAGTGGCGACTTAGGCAGTCAAATACTTATCGTCGAATTTTGCTGAAGAGTGTTTTCCCTATTCTGGTTTTGATATCCTTCGTCTCAGTATTACTGGGAAACAGTTTTATTCCTGCTGTTGCTCAACTACCCCGCCAAGAAATTCGTGGGGTTTGGATGACTAATAATGATTTTGACATCCTCAAGGATCGTCGCAAAGTGCAGGATGCTATGGGTAAACTGCGGCAGTTGAATTTCAACACTGTCTACCCTGTAGTGTGGAACTCTGGCTATGTAATGTATCCTAGCGTTGTAGCACAAAAGGCTGGTATTCAACCTTTTGTATTTCGTGGCTCGGATGGACATGATATTGTTGCAGATGTCATTAACCAAGCACATAATCGGGGTTTGTTAGCTATTCCTTGGTTTGAGTTTGGTTTTATGGCTCCTCCAACTTCAGAATTAGCTATGAACCATCCAGAGTGGTTAACAAAAAAGCGTAATGGTGGACAAACTTCAATTAGTGCTGCTGGTGAGGTGGTGTGGCTTAATCCTTTCCACCCACAAGTACAACGTTTGATTACTGACCTTGTATTGGAAATTGTGACCAATTATGACGTTGATGGTATACAGTTCGATGATCACATGAGTTTGCCTCATGAATTTGGTTACGATAAATATACAATTTCTTTGTATACTAAAGAGACCAAAAATGCACCTCCAGCTAATCATCAAGATCCAGCATGGGTGCGCTGGCGTTCTGATAAGATTACAGCGTTTATGGTGAAGCTAAACCAAGCTGTAAAAGCGAGAAAACCTAAGATAATTTTCTCGGTAGCTCCCAATTATTACGATTTTGCCTACAAGTCTCAGCTACAAGATTGGCTTGCTTGGATACGTCTCAAGATTGTTGATGAGCTAATTGTGCAAGTATATCGTCCTAACCTACAAAGTTTTATTTCTACTATTTCTCGTCCAGAAATTCAAGAAGCACAAAAATTAATACCAACTGGCATTGGAATTATGACAGGATTACGCAATAATGCTGTTCCTATGTCACAAATTAAATCTCAAGTGCGGACTACGAGAGAACGGGGCTTGGGGGTAGCTTTTTTCTACTACCGTAGCCTTTGGGATTATAGCCAGGAAGATTTAGATGAGCGCCAAGCAGGATTCCAAGCTCTTTTCCCTAATTCTGCACTCCGTGCAAGAATTGAATAA
- a CDS encoding RluA family pseudouridine synthase, with amino-acid sequence MPFTEVLHPLSDFIEYDLTDDDLSANYWYEGYCLQSGDLLRLPRTALVETIAHSLMQYLAKDERYSREGKMYGILLVEIPTGERRVLKAFSGSLNGQNVFDGWVPPIPGREQVAIQEEHTLAELDAIKQELITLKQLPQRQEYETLSREFEQQLQAMSDRHRYRKSQRQQQRQLIDETISPATLTTTLEQLDEESRQDGIERRRLKQERDTVLQPLQEAIASANIKIQHLKQKRKALSRQLQVQMHAAYSLMNFLGQSVSLQQLMPNGLPTGTGDCCAPKLLHYAATHGLKPLAMAEFWWGSSCQDKIQGEFYGACMERCQPLIGFLLSGLKPDSNFDKEQINVIYEDEWLIAVNKPAGLLSVPGRYFDTQDSVLSRLRRLLTQETMLAAVHRLDQDTSGILLLARDRQTYRQLSQQFQQRQVHKVYEAILAGVVSTETGIIDLPLWGDPENRPYQQVDWQRGKPSVTNFRAIAREGDYTRVEFVPLTGRTHQLRVHASDVQGLGVVILGDRFYGCTAKANRLHLHARELCFLHPHSGKIIHLQVKTPF; translated from the coding sequence ATGCCTTTTACAGAGGTTCTACACCCGTTGTCAGATTTTATTGAATATGATTTGACCGATGATGACTTATCAGCTAACTATTGGTATGAAGGGTATTGTCTGCAATCTGGTGATTTATTAAGGCTGCCTCGTACTGCTTTAGTAGAGACGATCGCTCATAGTTTAATGCAATACCTTGCTAAGGATGAACGTTATTCCCGTGAAGGTAAAATGTATGGCATATTGCTAGTTGAAATACCCACGGGTGAAAGACGAGTACTTAAAGCTTTCTCTGGGTCGCTAAACGGACAAAATGTATTTGATGGCTGGGTTCCACCAATTCCGGGAAGAGAACAAGTTGCTATACAAGAGGAGCATACTTTAGCTGAGTTAGATGCTATTAAGCAGGAATTGATTACCCTCAAGCAACTACCACAAAGACAAGAGTACGAAACTCTTTCTAGAGAGTTTGAGCAGCAGTTGCAAGCAATGAGCGATCGCCATCGTTATCGCAAATCTCAACGACAACAACAACGTCAGCTAATAGACGAAACTATTTCACCAGCAACCCTCACTACTACTTTAGAACAGCTTGATGAAGAAAGTCGTCAGGATGGAATTGAACGACGGCGACTCAAGCAAGAACGAGACACAGTTCTGCAACCATTACAAGAAGCGATCGCCTCAGCAAATATTAAAATACAACACCTCAAGCAAAAGCGGAAAGCCCTATCTCGGCAATTACAGGTGCAAATGCACGCTGCTTACTCCCTGATGAATTTTTTAGGGCAATCTGTATCATTACAGCAATTGATGCCGAATGGCTTACCTACAGGAACGGGAGACTGTTGTGCGCCAAAACTCTTACACTATGCAGCCACGCATGGACTGAAACCTTTAGCAATGGCTGAATTTTGGTGGGGTTCATCCTGTCAAGATAAAATTCAGGGTGAGTTTTATGGCGCTTGCATGGAACGTTGTCAGCCGTTGATAGGATTTTTGTTGTCGGGTTTGAAACCTGACTCAAACTTTGACAAAGAACAAATTAATGTGATTTATGAGGACGAATGGCTGATTGCGGTGAACAAACCTGCGGGGTTGTTATCAGTTCCTGGTCGTTATTTTGATACCCAAGATAGCGTTCTTAGCCGTTTGCGCCGTTTGTTAACTCAGGAAACAATGCTTGCTGCTGTGCATCGCTTAGATCAAGATACCTCTGGTATTCTCTTACTGGCAAGAGACAGGCAAACTTATCGTCAACTTAGCCAGCAGTTTCAACAGCGACAAGTTCATAAGGTTTATGAAGCCATACTTGCCGGCGTTGTCAGCACAGAGACTGGGATAATTGATTTACCATTGTGGGGAGATCCAGAGAATCGACCTTATCAGCAAGTTGATTGGCAACGTGGTAAACCTAGCGTGACAAACTTTCGGGCGATCGCCAGGGAAGGAGATTACACCCGCGTAGAATTTGTACCACTCACCGGACGCACCCATCAATTAAGAGTTCATGCGTCAGATGTGCAAGGATTGGGGGTGGTAATTTTGGGCGATCGCTTTTATGGTTGCACTGCTAAAGCAAATCGATTACATTTGCACGCTAGAGAACTCTGCTTTCTGCATCCACACTCAGGAAAAATAATTCACTTACAAGTAAAGACACCATTTTAA
- a CDS encoding acyl-CoA thioesterase has protein sequence MSDEQSNQSQLPPTNAIEVSSLRQFDSWFEYPVRVHPHHTDYAGIVWHGTYLTWMEEARVECLRSIGIEFADLVALGCDLPVVELSIRYHRSVQLGMAVVVKARMIDVTGVRINWDYAIVSTDGRQLFVTAKVTLVALDRDRGKIMRQLPSNVKDALAKVSALHNN, from the coding sequence ATGTCTGACGAACAATCAAACCAATCCCAATTACCACCAACCAACGCCATCGAAGTTTCATCATTACGTCAGTTTGATAGTTGGTTTGAGTATCCGGTGAGAGTTCATCCCCACCATACTGACTATGCAGGTATTGTTTGGCATGGTACCTATTTAACTTGGATGGAAGAAGCCAGAGTAGAATGTTTGCGTTCTATTGGCATTGAGTTTGCTGATTTAGTTGCCTTAGGCTGTGACTTACCTGTAGTAGAACTTTCTATCCGCTATCATCGTTCAGTTCAGCTAGGTATGGCGGTGGTGGTAAAAGCGCGGATGATAGATGTGACTGGTGTCCGGATCAACTGGGATTACGCTATTGTCTCCACTGATGGACGGCAACTATTTGTTACTGCCAAAGTGACATTAGTGGCCTTGGATAGAGATAGGGGTAAGATCATGCGTCAGTTACCCAGCAACGTCAAGGATGCTTTGGCAAAGGTGTCTGCCTTACACAATAACTAA
- a CDS encoding DUF1815 family protein: MFLRLAHQHRQFVQDLVMNLQALAIVLERRGYPASCYTCGDQMNSASFMVSLGNNHLIRFLVSDYGITWTEMRDDRELMKLEGAEAINQLQELANLVKQPTPVSSGNKALAKRG; this comes from the coding sequence GTGTTTCTAAGACTAGCTCATCAACATCGGCAGTTTGTTCAAGACTTGGTAATGAACCTCCAAGCCTTGGCAATTGTACTCGAACGGCGTGGATATCCTGCCTCTTGTTATACCTGCGGCGACCAAATGAACAGTGCTTCGTTCATGGTCAGCTTGGGTAATAATCATTTGATACGATTCCTAGTATCTGACTATGGGATCACTTGGACAGAGATGCGAGACGATCGCGAATTGATGAAATTGGAAGGTGCAGAGGCAATTAACCAGTTACAAGAACTAGCAAATCTTGTGAAGCAACCTACGCCAGTTAGTTCCGGGAACAAGGCGTTGGCAAAACGAGGTTAA